CCGGTCATGGTGCTCGCGTCATGAGCGCGAAGCCCGAAGATGGTCGAACGGATGATCTTGATAGTGGTGTCGAGATCGTCCACCGCTCGTGTCAAGCGTTCGGAGGCCTCGGGGTGCTGGACGAAGCGTTGAGCACTCTGGAGGGTCATGCCGGTCGCGAACAGACGTTGAATGGCCAGGTCATGAAGGTCCCGAGCGATCCGATCCCGGTCCTCGAACAGGCTGATCTGCTCGGCGTCCCGCCGTCTGTCCGCCAACTCCAGGGCCAGCGCGGCCTGTCCGGCGAAACCGGGCAGTGGGGCGATCTCGGCTTGGCTGAAGGAGGGCCGACCGGTGCGCCGTGCAAGAACCAGCACGCCGCGCAACCCGTCGGCGGTTCCCATGGGAACGGCCACCGCCGGGCCCATTCCCTTCCACCTCTCCGGGCTGAAGGTGACCCGGGGATCACTGGCCGCGTCCCCTGTGGCGACCAGTCCGCCTTCGCTCAACGCGGCTCCGGCCAGGGTTCCTTGCCGGGGGATTCGCTGGCCTTGGTGTACCTCGGCGCCCTCACCGAGGGCGAGGGCCCCTTGCAGCTCTTGCGTCTCCGCCACCACCAGATCCACGACACCGATGTCGGCCGAGGTGATCGCCAGGGCGCGCTCAACCATCAACTCCAGTACGCGGGCCTCGGGGGTTCCGGACAGCAGGGCGTTGGTGAGCTCGGCGCCGGCGGTCAGCCACCGCTCGCGCAGCCGCGCCTCGTCGTAAAGCCGGGCGTTCTCAATGGCCACCCCCGCCGCCACGGCAAGGGTGGACAGCACTGACAGGTCCTCGGCGTCGAACTCGACTCCGCCTCGTTTCTCGGTGAGGTAGAGGTTCCCGAACACCTTCTCGCGCACCCGGATGGGCACGCCGAGGAACGAGTTCATGGGCGGGTGATGAGCCGGGAAGCCGGACGAGGCCGGGTGCTCCGACAGCTCGCGAAGCCGCAACGGCTCGGGGTGCCGGATCAACTCGCCGAGCAGCCCGTGCCCCGAGGGAAGATCACCGATCTGCGCCTGGACCTGCTCGTTGATCCCCACCGGCAGGAACTCGTCCAGTTTGCTCCCCGCGCCGATGACGCCGAGCGCTCCATACTCCGCGTCCACCAACGTCACGGCGGTCTCGACGATGCGCCGGAGCACTTGAGGGAGGTCCAGCTCTCGCCCGACCGAGAGCACCGCTTCCAGCAGGCCGTGCAGCCGGTCCCGGGTGCCGCGGACCGCGTCGATGCGTACCTGCAACTCTTCGAGCAGCTCATCGAGCCGTAATCGTGGTAACTGCCCTGAGCCGCCGCGCTGTTCGCCTGCCATGTGCTGCCTCCGCCGGAGTGTGTCGGACAGGACGTACAGATGTGCCCCTAACAGTAGTCATACGGCGGGGGAGTGGGAGAGCGTGACAAGTCCGATTCCATTGGGACATCAGGAGGTTGCGCGTACGGCTGGGCCGGGGCGTGGTGCGGGTGTCGCCGAAGGAGAGCACGGAATTGAAGAGCGTCGTGCCGCAGTCGATCACGGTCACCAGCGCCTTCCATGTCTCTGTCTCAGCCGCGTGTGGCGATGGCCAAGTAGCCTTTTGGGCGGGGACCATCGGGCCTCAAAGAAGCCCCAGCGGGCCCCTGACGAGTCCACATGCGTGCGCGACCATGAGATCAGCATGGATGCGATCCGACCAACCATCCATGCAGGGCACCCTCCCGACAGCGAGGGTGCCGCCGGGGCGGCAGGCGTCTCCGTGCAGGAGCGTGGACGCCTGGGTGTCCGTGCGGTCGGAGTCGGACCGAGCCGCACGGACGCATCCCCTCACTCATGGGGCACAGCGGCGCCCGGACACAGATCACCCGGCTCGATACCGAGGAATACGGCCCAGGGACCGGCGGCACGTGCGTGACTAGTCCGACAGGCCGCAGGACTCTGCACCGAAGAGCCCCGAGGTCGGCTCCGGGCTACGGTGGAAAGCAGGGAGGGGATGTCGTCCTAGCAATGGCGGAAAGCGATGGCGCGGGAGATCGGGACAGGCCCCGAATACTTGCCGCGGCTGCGCCTGGCCGAACTGCTCGCCGAAGCCCAGGTGCGGATCGACGCGATCCGCGGCACTCAGCATCGGGTCGATGAGCTGCTTGAGGCGGTGCTCGCGGTCGGCCGGGGCCTTGACCTCCCCCAGGTCCTGCGGCACATCGTCGAGACCGCGGTGTCACTGGTCGACGCCGAGTACGGCGCCCTAGGGGTCATCGGGGAAGACCAGCAGCTCTCCCAGTTCCTGCCAGTCGGGGTCAGCGCGGAACAGAGGGAGGCCATCGGCCACCTGCCGTCCGGCCACGGCATTCTTGGAGAGTTGATCCGTCACCCCCGGCCGTTGCGCCTTGCTGAACTGTCGGCGCATCCGGCTTCTTACGGTTTCCCGCCGCACCATCCGCCGATGCATTCGTTCCTCGGGGTGCCCATCCGGGTGCGGGACGAAGTCTTCGGCAACCTGTACCTCACCGAGAAGCGCGGGGGCCGGGAGTTCGACCAAGAGGACGAGACCGTGCTCGCAACTTTGGCCGTGGCGGCCGGCGTGGCCATCGAGAACGCCCGCCTCTACGAAGAGTCCCAATACCGCCAGAGTTGGCTCGAGGCGAACAAGGACGTCACGTCACTCCTTCTGTCCGGCGAGGAAGAGCTTGACGTACTACACCTGGTGGTGGAACGTGCCCGCCGTATTCTCCGGGCAGACCTGGGAGTCATCGCGCTCCCGCTGGCGGGCACGGACGAGCTGGTCGTGGCCCTCGCCGAGGGGGTCGGCGCGGGGACGTACCGCCAGATGAGGTTGCCCCGGACGGGCTCCTTCGTGGGCGCCGCCATGACCCGGGCCGAACCGGTCACCAGCACCCACCTGGCAACGGACTCTCAGGTCACGGCGGGTCCGGCACGCTGGTCGGAGTTCGGGCCTGCCGTCGCCGTTCCCATCGGTACGCGGGACGGCGTGCGGGGTGTCCTGCTGCTGGCCCACACCACGGCGGGTGCCGCCTTCACCGTCACCGAGACGGCGCCGCTCCTCGCGTACGCCGGGCAGGCGGCGCTGGCCATGGAGCTCGCCGAACGGCGCCGCGAGACCGAGCAGATCACTCTGCTGGAGGACCGCGACCGCATCGCACGCGATCTGCACGACCTGGCCATCCAACGGCTCTTCGCCACCGGGATGACCCTGCAGAGTGCGCTGAGGTTCGTGGATCATCCTGAGGCCGAGGACCGGCTGCTGCGGGCGGTGGATGATCTCGACGAGACGATCAAGGTCATCCGCTCCACGATCTTCGGTCTGCGTGCGAAGGAGAGCGGGCCCGCCGCTCGGGGGCTGCGCACACGCATGGTCAGAGCGGTCCAGGAGGCCGTCGCGACGCTCGGATTCACACCGCTGCTGCGGATGGAGGGATTGGTCGACACCGACGTACCACCGGCGGTCGCGGACCACGTAGTCGCCGTGCTCCAGGAGGCCCTGTCCAACGTGGCACGGCACGCACGGGCGCGGACGGCCGCCGTATCGCTGGTCGTGAAAACTGATCACCTTAAGCTCACGGTGAGTGACGACGGCCTCGGGATCCCGGACGAGGGTGGTCGGCGCAGCGGCCTGCGGAACCTTGCCGAGCGAGCCGCCGCGCTCGACGGCACCCTGACACTGAAGTCGCCGGACGGCGGTGGTACCCGCCTGGTATGGCAGGTGCCGCTGCCGTCCTGAGCGGCGGAGTCCCAGACCCCGGCTCAGGAGCGCCCGTCTCCCCCGGGCGGGTTCGGGTGTGCCTGGGTTGCCAGGACGGCCGCTTGGATGCGCCGCTCCACGCCGAGTTTGGCGAGCAGCCGGGAGATGTGGTTCTTCACGGTCTTCTCCGACAGGAAGAGCCGCTTCGCGATCTCGCGGTTGGTCAGCCCTTCGCCGATGAGCACCAGGACATCACTCTCGCGCGGGGAAAGATGCGGGAGCACCGGCTCGTCCTGATCTGCTGGGTCGTGGCGGAGGGTCCGCATCAGCCGTGTGGTCGTCTCGGGGTCGAGGAGCGACTGGCCGGCGGCCACCGTGCGGACCGCGTGGACCAGGTCGGAGCCCTTGATCTGTTTGAGTACGTAGCCCGCGGCCCCGGCCATGATCGCGTCGAGCAGTGCATCGTCGTCGTCGAAGGACGTCAGCATGAGGCAGGCCAGGTCCGGCATACGTGCCCGCAGTTCCCTGCAGACGGCGATGCCGTTGCCGTCCGGAAGCCGCACGTCGAGCACGGCGACATCGGGGCGCAGGGCGGGCCCCCGAGCGAGCGCGTGGGACGTGGTACCGGCCTCGCCGACCACCACCATGTCGGCTTCGGCATCGAGGAGGTCATGCAGCCCACGCCGCACCACCTCGTGGTCGTCGACCAGGAAGACCTTGATCGGCGACTCTTTCGAGAACGCTCGTACGTCCGCCATGTCTGCCCCTTGCGCGCCGTGCCGCCCGCTGGTTCCGGATCCCCATCAGATCAGTCATCGGCTCCCAGGGGGCGCACCTGAGGCCGTGCGTCCCGGGCGTCGAGTGCCCATTCCACGTCCACCACGCCCTCCACCGCGCGGACGACGCGGGACACCACCGGTACCAGCGAGGTGTCGCGGATCCGGCCACTCAGGGTGACTACGCCCTGGGTGACACGGACCCACAGCTCGCCTGGGAACAGCCCGGGGGACAGGAGACTGCCGATCTCCTCACGGACTTCGTCGGCGAGTTCCGCGTCCGTGCGCAGGAAGACCTTGAGGAGATCACGGCGGCTGACGACCCCCTCGAGACGGCCATCAGCATCGACCACGGGCAGTCGCTTGACTTCGTTGACTGCCATGATCCGTGCTGCCTGCGCGAGATTCATCCGGGCACGGACCGTGACCGCCGGACTGGTCATGATCTGCTCGGCGGTAGACGCCCCGGCCTTGGCCAGATCATCGAGGCGCGCCTGCCGCTCCCGCCACGACGGGTCGCTGTTTCTGAACTCCTCTTTGGGTAGTAGATCGGCTTCGGAGACCACACCGACCACGGTGCGCTCGCGGTCCAGTACAGGAACAGCGCTGACCTGCCATCGGGTCATGGCTTCGACGATCTCCCTGAATCCCGCCTTCTGCAGGACTGCGACCGCGGGCCTACTCATCACCTCACCCACGAGGTACGGACCTTGGTGGTGCATGGGATCCTCCTCAGTCCGACGGCGGGATGGTGCTGTTGCCGTAGGGGCCGTACAGGTCGAGGAGGCGTACCCGGGCCGACTGCAGCCGGTGCCCGATGATCTCCGCGACGCGACAGGCCAGGGCCAGACCGAGGGCCGGATC
Above is a window of Streptomyces sp. NBC_01381 DNA encoding:
- a CDS encoding GAF domain-containing sensor histidine kinase; the protein is MAGEQRGGSGQLPRLRLDELLEELQVRIDAVRGTRDRLHGLLEAVLSVGRELDLPQVLRRIVETAVTLVDAEYGALGVIGAGSKLDEFLPVGINEQVQAQIGDLPSGHGLLGELIRHPEPLRLRELSEHPASSGFPAHHPPMNSFLGVPIRVREKVFGNLYLTEKRGGVEFDAEDLSVLSTLAVAAGVAIENARLYDEARLRERWLTAGAELTNALLSGTPEARVLELMVERALAITSADIGVVDLVVAETQELQGALALGEGAEVHQGQRIPRQGTLAGAALSEGGLVATGDAASDPRVTFSPERWKGMGPAVAVPMGTADGLRGVLVLARRTGRPSFSQAEIAPLPGFAGQAALALELADRRRDAEQISLFEDRDRIARDLHDLAIQRLFATGMTLQSAQRFVQHPEASERLTRAVDDLDTTIKIIRSTIFGLRAHDASTMTGPGLRVRIARTLEEAVAVLGFTPALRMEGLIDVDVPATVADDAVAVLSEALANITRHAQASAADVSIVVRKGQLTLIVTDNGVGIDEGGHRSGLRNIAERAEGLGGTLAVGSGPDGGTRLEWRVPLPGR
- a CDS encoding GAF domain-containing protein, coding for MAREIGTGPEYLPRLRLAELLAEAQVRIDAIRGTQHRVDELLEAVLAVGRGLDLPQVLRHIVETAVSLVDAEYGALGVIGEDQQLSQFLPVGVSAEQREAIGHLPSGHGILGELIRHPRPLRLAELSAHPASYGFPPHHPPMHSFLGVPIRVRDEVFGNLYLTEKRGGREFDQEDETVLATLAVAAGVAIENARLYEESQYRQSWLEANKDVTSLLLSGEEELDVLHLVVERARRILRADLGVIALPLAGTDELVVALAEGVGAGTYRQMRLPRTGSFVGAAMTRAEPVTSTHLATDSQVTAGPARWSEFGPAVAVPIGTRDGVRGVLLLAHTTAGAAFTVTETAPLLAYAGQAALAMELAERRRETEQITLLEDRDRIARDLHDLAIQRLFATGMTLQSALRFVDHPEAEDRLLRAVDDLDETIKVIRSTIFGLRAKESGPAARGLRTRMVRAVQEAVATLGFTPLLRMEGLVDTDVPPAVADHVVAVLQEALSNVARHARARTAAVSLVVKTDHLKLTVSDDGLGIPDEGGRRSGLRNLAERAAALDGTLTLKSPDGGGTRLVWQVPLPS
- a CDS encoding response regulator transcription factor, translated to MADVRAFSKESPIKVFLVDDHEVVRRGLHDLLDAEADMVVVGEAGTTSHALARGPALRPDVAVLDVRLPDGNGIAVCRELRARMPDLACLMLTSFDDDDALLDAIMAGAAGYVLKQIKGSDLVHAVRTVAAGQSLLDPETTTRLMRTLRHDPADQDEPVLPHLSPRESDVLVLIGEGLTNREIAKRLFLSEKTVKNHISRLLAKLGVERRIQAAVLATQAHPNPPGGDGRS
- a CDS encoding CBS domain-containing protein: MHHQGPYLVGEVMSRPAVAVLQKAGFREIVEAMTRWQVSAVPVLDRERTVVGVVSEADLLPKEEFRNSDPSWRERQARLDDLAKAGASTAEQIMTSPAVTVRARMNLAQAARIMAVNEVKRLPVVDADGRLEGVVSRRDLLKVFLRTDAELADEVREEIGSLLSPGLFPGELWVRVTQGVVTLSGRIRDTSLVPVVSRVVRAVEGVVDVEWALDARDARPQVRPLGADD